The nucleotide window GACGATGAACCGAATTAATGTCAAGCTGCGCAATCATCAGGAAACGGATATCAACACACCCGGTCCGATCGTAAACAAAGACCATCAGCGTGCGTTATTGGCCAAACTGACACAGTTAAAGCCGGGAGATTGGCTGTTGATCTGCGGCAGTCTGGCTCAGGCTGTGGATACAGAATTCTTAGAGGCAGCCGCGTCGCTGGTTCATCAGCAGCAGGCTTATTTAGGTCTGGATATTCCGGGCATCAAAGCCGAAACCTTAGCCCGCTGCCGGCCGCATTTGATCAAACCCAATGTTGAAGAACTGTATGCCATGTTTGATCTTCCGTCCCCTTCTCCGATATCCTCTCAATCGCTGATCGATCAGCTTTTAGCGATGAAAGTCGGCGGAATCCTGCTTTCCAACGGAGCTGACGGGGCACAGTATCATACAGCTCAAGCGCATTGGACGATCGCTCACCCACCGCTTGAAGCTGTAAATACCGTAGGCTGCGGCGACAGCATGCTGGCAGCCTTTGTCGGACGTTTAGATCAGGGCTGTACGATTGAGGAAGCTCTTTTATGGGCAGGAGCAGCGGGGGAGGCAACGGCCGTTTCAGTAGGACTGGCGGATTATGCCCGGATCGAACAGTTGAAGGACAGCGTGAAAGTATACCAGAATTAAGCGAAGGAGAACCTTTATGAAAATTACAATGGCCCGCATCGACAATCGTCTTCTGCACGGCATCGTGATCGCCCAGTATCTGCCGCAGGCTGACTGCCAGCGCATCATGGTCATCGACGATGAAGTCGCCAACAATCCAAAGAAAAAAGAAATGATGATGTTTGCCAAACCCGACGGATATGCTGCCAGCATCATTCCGCTGGCGAAAGCTCTGGAAAATTTCAAAAACAACAAATATGAAGGTCAGCGGATCTTCATTCTGGCGAAGACGCCTCAGGTTTTCGCGGCGCTTTTGGAAATCGGTGTCCCGATTCCGGAGCTGATCATCGGCGCGACCGACCGTCTTAACGAAGGCATCAAGCTCAGCAACCGTGCCTATATCAGTGAAGAAGAAGCGGATGTCTGCCGCCATATTCAGCAGATGGGCACGCGCATCATCGTTCAGCATGCACCATCGGTGACGCCGGTGGAGTTGTCTAAGATTATTCATTAATCAGGAGGAAGAGTACTATGTTTGGTTTAACAATTCTGCAGTTAATCCTCATTCTTATCATTACTGAAATCATCGCTCTGGACAGCGGCGGTCCGCAGACCCAGCTGATTTCCAAACCAGTTGTTGCCGGGACGCTGATCGGCGCCATTCTCGGCGATATGACCCAAGGCATGTTCATCGGCGCCACGCTGCAGCTGATGTCGATGGGCGTCGTCGGTTTAGGCGGAGCGAGTGTTCCAAACTATCTGATCACAACGATCATCACAACCATCGTGGCAATCCAGTCCGGCCAAGGCTATGAAATCGGCCTGGCGATCGGATTGCCGGTAGGCATGCTGTATGTCAACCTGGATATCCTGCACAAAATTCTCAACGGCTATGTCATGCGCTGGTCACAGAAACTGGTCAACGAGAAGAAATTCAGTCAGAGCTTAAACGTTCTGTATCTGCATCTGGTGCTGATGTCATTAAAGTTTTTGCTGCCGGTTTTGATCGTACTGTTAGCAGGTCAAACCGTTACCGAAGCGATTGTCAGCGCAATGCCAGCCTGGCTGTTTAACGGAATGACCGTCGCCGGCAAGATCCTGCCAGTTACTGGTATGGCGATGCTGCTCAACTACATGCCGGTAAAGAAGAATTTCCTGTATCTGTGCATCGGCTTTGTGATGTATGCCTATATGGGTGTCGGAACCTTAGGTGTTGCGATCATTGGTTTCGGCCTGGCGTTTAAGTATTACTATGATCGAACTCAGAATGCACCGGCAGTAGCTGCGGCAGGAGGATTGGAAGATGAATAAAATATTAACTAAAAAAGATGTCAACAAGGCCGGCTTCCGCTGGATGGTTATGCCGATGTCCTCATTCTGTTATGAAGTCCAGTTCGGACAGGCCGTCGTCTATGCCTTGGCACCAGCGCTGCGCAAATTGTATCCGGATGATGACGATTATGTGGCGGCGATCAATAACCACTTCAAATATTTTAATACCCAGCCTTATATGTGCCAGATCGTACTCGGCGCGGCCTTGGGCATGGAAGAACAGCTCGGACGGGCTGGTGCGGAAACGATTCAGGATTTCAAAACCGGAGTGATGGGACCGCTGGCCGGGATCGGTGATACGCTGTTCTGGGTTGTAATCCCGACAATATGGGCATCCATTGCTTCACCGATGGCCTTGGAAGGCAATGCGACCGGAATCATTTTATGGACGCTGTTTGCGGTAGCCCTGACGCTGTTCCGTCTGAAATTCTTCGAGTGGGGCTATACTTTAGGCACGCGTTTGATCACGGAACTGAAATCAACGCTGCAGGTTCTGACTGACGCTTGTTCCATCCTGGGCTTAACTGTTGTCGGTGCTTTGATTCCTTCGGTTATTTCTGTCAAGGTTCCGATGATCATCAATTTTGCGACCGGCACCTCACTTTCCATTCAGGAACAGTTTGACAAGATTATGCCGTGCATGATCCCCGTGCTGCTGACCTTTATCTGCTATAAACTGTTGGGCAAGAAAAAAGTCAGCATGACGACACTGGTCTTTGCGGTCTTGATCGTCAGCATCGCAGGTTCTGCTTTGGGTATTTTAGGCTGATCCAGCCGATTGATTTACAGGAAGAACGAAAGGGGTCAGGCATGAACAAACAAATTATTTTATGCAGTCATGGGCGGCTGTGCGAGGGGATGCTGGATACACTTAGGATCTTTTCCCTCGATCAGGCGATGCCGATCAGAGCGATTCCATTCTATACTGAAGGTGTGGACAGCGAAGCACAATTATCCCAGCTTGCTGACTCAATCACCGCAGATCAACAAGTGCTGATCTTTACAGATATCGCTTACGGCAGCGTCCATCAGCAGGTCATGCTTCAATTCGGGGATTGGGATAACGTGACCGTCATTACCGGAATGAATCTGCCGCTGGTACTCGAATTAGCAGCGACGGGGCAAGCGTGGACGACAGCGCTGATTGATGCAAAAATCAAAGCTGCCCAAAAAGCCATCCTTTGTGCGGATTCCCTTTCGTTCACCATGTCTGAAGAGGATGAATAGGAGGCTATCATGAAAATAGCAGTACGTCAATGTGATATTACTCCGCTGCGGCCATGCTGGCAAGGCGGATATGTTCAGCGCAGTCAAGTTTATGAACACGTTCATGATCCCATTACAGCGACAGTTCTGGCTTTGACCCTGAATGAGAAAAAGATGATTTGGGCGAGTCTGGATGTCAGTGGTGTTCAAGCTGATTTAGCCCGGCAGATTCTTGATAAAACAGCGGACAAGGGTGTGACGTTAAAACCTGAAGAGATGATATTGGGCGCCACGCATACGCACAGCGGACCCTTGGTGGGCAGCTACTATGATCGGCCAACAGATCCGGAATATTGTGATCTGCTGGTTGACCGCGTTTCCGCAGCGATTGCCGAAGCCTACCGTGATCCCGGCATCGAGGTGGAGGTTCGTTACAGCAAGGTCATGATTGACGGGTTGTATTCCAACCGCAATGACCGCAATAAACAATCGGATAAAATGGTGCATCTTTTAGGCTTTTTTGAACAGGGACAATTAAGCGCTCTGTATTGTACCCTGGCGCATCACTGTACGGTTCTCGGGCCCAATTTCATGGATCTCAGCGCTGATCTGTTCGGCGAAATCCGCAGACTGCTGCAAAAACAGTTCGATGTTCCGGTGCTGATGGCCCAGGGCAATGCCGGTGATATGGGCAACAAGCAATATCGTCAAAGCAATCTCTTTGATGAAGTTGAACGGCAGGCCGCTGCAATTGTCGATCAGATTCGCAAGAAGCAGACACCTTGGGAAACGCTGCAGCTCACAGAAATCCAGTGCCGCACAGTTGTTTATCCTGCGGTCTATGATATTGATGCTGAGCGTTTTGCGATGAAGAAGGCGGAGTTCGAAAAGCAGCTGGAAACCGAAACGAATTTTGATACCGTTAAGCTGTTAGTGACTGGAATTCAAAGCTTTGAGCGGAAGATTGCGGCCGGAAGCCGGCATGTTGAGCGGAAGATGCCAGCCTGGATTTATACCTTTGGTGATCTTCAGATTGTTGCGGTGCCGGGCGAGCTGGGCTCAATTCTGGGCTTGCGGATTAAGGCGGCTTCTTCTGCCAAGGTCTGCCTTGTCTGGGGATATGTTGATCCGTGTGATTTAGGCTATATGATTGAGAAAGAAGCCTACGAAGGATTCTCACAGGAAAGCAACGTCACGGATTATCCGGCGGGCATACCGGATGCCTATGCCGATGCGATTATCCAGGCCTTGCAGTGAAATCAGAAGTTTGAGAAGGCGAGGAAATCGGGATGAAGGACAAACGCTGGAGCCGCATTTTAGAACTGTGTGAAAAACAGAACATTGTGACGGTAGAGGAATTGGTTCAGGCTCTTCATGTATCGGAAGCGACCATTCGCCGGGATCTTTGTTATATGGAGGATAATGGGCTGATCGCCCGATTTCACGGTGGGGCGCGGATGATCGATGCCCAGCGCACGGAGAAATCCATGAATATGAAATCCTTATTGAATGTCAAAGAGAAAGAGAAAATTTCACGCTATGGGGCTTCTTTGATTCAGGATGGACAGATTGTTTTTCTGGACGCCGGAACAACCACATACAATCTGATCGATTACATCAAAGCGAAGGAGATTACGGTCGTGACGACAGGAATTCCGCACTTGACGAAGCTGTCGCAGCGCAACATCAAGACATTCGTTTTAAGTGGCTTTATCAAGCCGAATACCGTTGCGGTTACAGGCAAGGAAACGGTGAGTCAGATCAGCAATATGAACTTTGATATCGCTTTACTGGGGACCAACGGTGTGCATCCGGCAGCAGGGTTTACAACTCCGGAAGAATATGAAGGGGAAGCCAAGTCAATGGTGATTCAGCGGGCAAAAAAGACATATATTCTTGCAGATAAAAGCAAATTCAATAAGCTGTGTTTTGTCCACTTTGCGGATTTGGATGAAGTTACGGTCATTGTGGATGAAAAAATTGAGGATTTTGATTATCGTCTTCTCGACTGCATTGTAGCGTCCTGATCTGAGCGGAATTCGTATAGAAAAGCTGTTTCTGCGGAAGAGACAGCTTTTTTGATATATTAGAGGATCGGTTCTGTAATCAGGCGGTACGAAATGCAGAGCTCTGAGTCCTCAGGCTGAAAAGGAATTGACTGTCAGATAGGCCGTCGTCAAAGTGCGGAAAGAAAATCATCATAGTATGGACTGAATGAAAATCTCATTCAGAAAGCAGGTGAAGATGATGAACGATGAAAGACGGCATGCCTGTCAGCCGATTGACTGGCAGGAGGAAGAAGATACTTGTTCTTGTTGTCCGCCGCGACCGAAACCTTGCTGTACCGGTGCCACCGGCCCAACGGGTCCTCAAGGCCCGCGGGGATGTCAGGGGGAACCAGGCCCGACTGGACCAAGAGGATGTCCAGGCATGCCTGGACCGCAGGGTCCGCGCGGCTGTCGAGGAGAACAAGGTCCAACCGGCCCTCGCGGCTGCCGTGGTTATGAGGGTCCTCAAGGCGAGATCGGTCCAACAGGACCACAAGGGGCAACCGGTGCGCGGGGTCCCATCGGTCCGCGCGGATATCCTGGACCGCAGGGAAGTTCAGGTCCGACGGGTTCACGTGGCCCAACCGGAGCTCAGGGGCCTATCGGTCCGCAGGGACCCCAGGGTATACCAGGTGATATTGGCTTAACGGGTCCGACCGGTCCGACTGGAGTTCAAGGTCTGCAGGGAAATACCGGAGCCACCGGCCCGCAGGGAATTCAAGGACCAACTGGAGCGACCGGCCCAACCGGTCCGACTGGCATTCAGGGAGTAACGGGTGCCACCGGTCCAACAGGTTCAACTGGAGCAACTGGAGCAACGGGCCCAACGGGAGCAATCGGTGCAACCGGTCCTGCCGGAGCTACAGGGGCTACCGGAGCAACAGGACCTACAGGTCCCACAGGTCCCACAGGTCCCACAGGTCCCACAGGTCCCACAGGTCCGACAGGTCCAATAGGTCCAACCGGATCAACCGGGGCCACCGGAGAAATCGGTCCGACTGGCATTCAGGGGTTGGAAGGCCCAACCGGTCCGACCGGAGCCACAGGTTTGGAAGGTCCAACCGGCCCGACAGGTCCGACCGGCGGTGCAGGGGGCGGATTGATAAGCTACGGCGGACGCTACAACACGGCAGCGCAAACACTGAATCTGGCTGCCAATGCACCACTTATGCTGCCGTTGCCGGATCTGATGCCGGCAGAAAATGTTACGTTCAACATGCCGGACAGTCTGACCATTGAAGAATCAGGGGTTTACGAAATTAACTATATGTTTAACGCTTCCTCCTCCTTGGGAGCGGCGGTTACCCTGTCGGTCAGAAATAACGGAGCGATAATCCCAAGTACTGAAGAAACGCATATTTTGGCAATTGGCGTTGAATCTATCTATTCAGGAAGCGTATTGGAAGCTTTGTCAGCAGGGGATATGTTAACGATTGAAGTCGAATCTACTCTGGAACTGACTTTGACGCTGAGCAGCGGAGTGACCGCAACGCTGAGTGTCAAAAAACTGGATACGCTACCAACCGCTTCATCCTGAAAAAGCAGGCTTTCTACTCTAAGCCGGCGGCCGAATGAAGCCCGGGACAAGGTAATCAATTTAATTTCAGGTGTTTTTTTAAACAGTCGGTTTGTTCAGTTTGAACATCTGACTGTTTTTGTAGGCGGAAGCGGTTTATGGATGTCTTCTGGGCCTGTATCTGGTAATGAAGGCTTATCGCGGCATAATCTGGGATGATCGAAAGCAGGTGACTCTATGAAGAATCAGGATTATGCTTTATCCTTGGATTGGTCTGAATCGGAAACCGAGGATGAAAAGGCTTGCTGCCGATGTCCAGGCCCTACAGGACCCCGCGGACCTCGAGGATGTCCCGGACCTGCCGGACCACGGGGACCACGCGGCTGTAAAGGCCCTCAGGGTATACCGGGACAAACTGGAGCCACGGGTCCAACTGGCCTAGCGGGCATTCCGGGTGCAATGGGTGTCACAGGACCTACGGGAGCAACCGGTCCCATCGGCCCAACCGGACAACAAGGTCCGACAGGACCCCAAGGACCTCAGGGTATTCCAGGCCCAACGGGATCTACTGGGCCAACGGGCGCAGCAGGAGAGCCAGGAGTCCAGGGGGCACAAGGACTGCAGGGGATTCCAGGTCCCACTGGCCCAACGGGTGCAACCGGAGAAATTGGTCCTCGCGGTATGCAGGGCTTAGAAGGCCCAACGGGGCCAACCGGACAACAAGGTCCGACAGGACCCCAAGGACCTCAAGGTATTCCAGGTCCAACGGGATCTACTGGGCCAACGGGTGCAGCAGGAGAGCCAGGACCTCAGGGACCCCAGGGACTGCAGGGAATTCCTGGTCCCACCGGTCCAACGGGTGCCCAAGGAATTGCCGGAGTGACTGGACCTACCGGCCCAAGCGGACCGGAAGGGATCGTACCTGAAGATATTTTTGCTTCTTTTATTAACTTTGCGGCAGTATTTCAAGAAGCGCAATTAATTCCAATGGGAATTCAGACAGCGGATTCTACTGGAAATATCGTATTGAATAATTCGACAAGGATTGCATTAAAGCCGGGCTTTTACTGGATTGCCTATGAGGTATCCTGTTTAGTCAAAGGCGCCAATTTTATTCAGGTTACACCCTTTTACAATGGGGCAGCCCATATAGAATATGGAATTTATTATATGACGTCTTCTGAATCCCGATCCAGTGCTTTTGGTGCCGTATCGATGATTCTTGAAGTTCCTTCCGAAACGATGTTTTCTCTTACGTTCAATTCCAGCGGTGAAGTCACCGAATGTACGCTGACGTTGGCGATCCTGAAACTGCGCAGGACTTTAACCGGAGAGCAGCGATGATCACGATCAGTTTGTGTATGATTGTTAAAAATGAAGAGGATGTTTTAGATCGTTGCTTGAGCAGTGTTGAAAAAGCCGTTGAGGAAATCATCATTGTGGATACAGGATCGGTGGACAGTACTCGGTCAATTGCCGCTCAGCATCATGCCAAGCTTGTTGATTTTCCATGGACAAATGATTTTGCCGCAGCTCGGAATTTCTCATTTGATCAAGCAACTCAGGATTTTATTCTCTGGTTAGATGCTGATGATGTTGTGCCGCCGGATCAGTTGGAGAAATTGCTGGCTCTAAAGCAAACCTTGGATGACCACTGTGATATGGTGATTATGCAGTATCGCACGGGCTTTGACAGCGAGGGGCGTCCGACGTTCTGCTTTCCGCGGGAACGTCTAATTCGCCGGGCGGCGCATCTGCGTTGGCAGGGAGCGGTGCATGAAACAATTCCGTTCTCCTCACGACGGAGAATCAGCGACATCGCGATAGAACACCATAAGCTGCACTGCGCAGATCCACAGCGAAATCTGCGGATTTTGGAGAAATTGAAAAGCAAGGGTTCCCTGGATTGTCGGCAACGGTATTATTACGCTCGGGAATTGACCGATCATCAATCCTATGAAGCTGCATTGAAGGAATATGAAATCTTTCTGAATGATCCGGCAGGCTGGAAAGAAAACAAAATTGATGCCTGTCTGGGGATGGCGCGATGCTGGCAGGCGCTGAAGGAAAGGGAAAAAGTATTTTCCAGTTTAATTCAGGCGTTTCGTTATGCTCCTGCACGGGGAGAAATCTGCTGCGAACTGGGGCATTATTTCTATCTCGAAAAGAATTGGGAGTGCGCAGTTTTTTGGTATCGTCTGGCTACAACAATACCGGTTCCACTAAACCAGGGAGGATTTGTCAACCTGGATTGTTATGGATATATCCCTTGGATTGGGCTGTGCTGCTGCTATGATCAGATGCGGCAGTGGGATCAAGCCTGGCAGGCCAACGAGAAGGCTGGAAATTTAAAGCCGCAGGATCCTTCTTATCTGCATAATCGCGCTTATCTGAAAAGTAAACTGGATCTGAAAAACTGAATGCGGCATGTTTAAAATGAATGGGAGCTGACTAGGAATACAGAATATCATTAAAAAAACAGAATCGATGAATTGCGGAAATACTCAATTTCTTCAAGCATTTCAGGTCTTAACTTGAACAATGTCCCAGCGGCATTGTTTTCTTTGCTCGGCCAGGAAGTTCTGGTATAATCAGAAAGAAGAAAGAGCTTAGAAAAGCGAGGATTGCACGATGCAGATGAATCGATGCTTTGAAATTGTCTATTTGCTTTTGGAACGTAAGAAACTGACAGCTCAGGAGCTGGCAGACCGCTTTGAAGTCTCAGTGCGGACAATTTATCGCGATATTGATTTTCTGTCGCAGGCCGGCATTCCCATTTATGCCCGGCGAGGAAAAGATGGGGGAATCGAACTTTGGGATACCTTCGTCTTGAATAAGACTGTTTTTTCAAAAGCGGAGAAGCAGGAACTGACAGCCTTATTGGAAGGCATGCGGTCCACCGGTATACCGGAAGAAACCCAAGTCCTGCAGAAAGTATCAGCTTTGTTGGGTGAATCGCAGCAGTCTTGGATAGAAGCGGATTTTTCGCTGTGGTCCAAGACAGCGGATCAGCCGGATTTGTTCAGTCTTCTCCGTCATGCCATCTTAAACCATAAGAAAATTCAGTTTCATTATCATGGACTCAATCGGGAGGCGACTCACCGTATTGTAGAGCCGCTGCGCTTGGTGTTTAAAGCTCAGGCCTGGTATGTCTACGGCTGGTGCACATGGCGGAAGGAAGAACGGTTTTTTAAGATTGTGCGCATGCGTGAGGTCGAAGAGCTGGATGAGAGCTTTGAGCCGCGAAGTCTGCCGGAAACGATTATCACGCCGCTGGCGGAAAGGGATGAGCGCGTAACCATTACTTTGAAAGTTCAGCCTCAGGGAATAGCTCGGCTCATGGACGATTTCCAGCAAATTGAACTGAAATCCGGACCAACGATGACAACCGTGCAGTTTACCTGTCCTGCGGGTGACTGGCTGTTAAGCTATTTGTTGTCTATGGCAGATTGTACGGAGGTTCTGGCGCCGGAAAGCCTGCGGGAAGAAATGCGCAGCTACATCAATGCGCTGGCCCGGCAGTACAATGAGGAAGTCTCTGATCCGAAAAAGGCTTAAACCTGACATCCTGTTGTCAGGTAAGAAATGATATAGTTTACTCGGATTCTAAAAATGGATCGCTGAGGATTTTATCTAGGCTCGTGGGTGCCCAGGTTTGGGATTCCTCTGAAAATACAAGTGAGAGAGCAGGGATGGAGTGTATGAAGAGTGTGCCTGAGATCAGCGCAAAGACGTTGTTAGCCCCGATGAAAAACGGCCAGTGGTGGTTCGGCGGCGATTACAACATGAATTTATACCGTGGCTGCTGCCACGGCTGTATTTACTGTGATTCCCGCAGCGAATGTTACGGCAATGACCAATTTGATACGGTCATGGTAAAAAAAGACGCGCTGATCCTGCTGGAAAAAGAACTGAAAAGCAAACGCCGCACGGGTGTTGTGATGAATGGGGCGATGACCGATCCCTATAATCCTTTTGAGAAACAACTGGAGGTGACGCGCGGAGCTTTGGCTTTATTCGATCGCTATGGTTTCGGTGTGGGGTTTGCGACCAAAGGCGTATTGGCCGTTCGGGATCTTGATCTGTTAACGCAAATTCATCAGCATTCACCGGTGCTGTGCAAGTTTACGATCACTGCTGCCGAGGATGAATTGGCAAAGCAAATTGAACCCCACGCCCCATCTAGTTCACAGCGCTTTGAAGCGATGGCCAAACTGTCCCAGGCCGGTTTGTTTACCGGGGTTCTGCTGATGCCGGTGCTGCCGTTCATCACGGATAATCGAAAAAATATTCATCAGATTTTGCTTCAGGCCAAGGCGGCCGGCGCGCAGTTTGTTTACTGCAGCTATGGAATGACGCTGCGTGATCGCCAGCGGGATTATTATTACCAATGCTTAGACGTGCAGTATCCGGGGCTCAAAGAAAAGTATATGCGCCGTTATGGCAGCCGTTACAGCTGCGCCTGCCGCAATCCATATGAGCTGAAAGCCATGATTGAAACCGAATGCCGTCAGTTGGGGATGCTGACCCAGATGAAAGCAATTATCGAAGCCTATCGTTTCAGCCGGGCTCCGCAGCAGATTTCCCTTTTTTAAAACAGGATACTTCAAGCATCATTCTTACAAAAAGAAAACATCGACGAAGCAGGATTAGTATTTTTGCTTCGTTTCTTTTATAATAGAATTAGAAGATCAACAAAGGAGGGGAGGAAGATGAAACGCAGCGCTGTTCTGCTAGCCGGATTGGGAATGATCCTGACCTTCAGTCTGCTTCATCCGCAGCCATTGACGACTGAGAATCCGATCAACCTGACGCCGCAGCAGAAGCAGTATATTGAAGATCATCAGCTTGTTTATTTAACCAGTGATTCAAATCGCACAGCGGATCATTTTGTGCTGGCCCGGCTGTATAAGGATGCGGAGAATCAATATGTGATCTTTCTGAATTATGTTCAGAATGATGCTGAGTCTGCAGTCAGCCGGCGCCTGTATCTTGCGGAAGGCCGCACAACCAAGGATCTGGACTATCCGCTTTCAATGATAAACGCTGAGCTGGTTGCGCAGCATCATTATTATCAAAGCGGAAATGGTGTTGGGGAATATCCTTTGACAGAAACTTCACAAGCTTATAGGAATAACAGTCTTGTGGATGAAACCAGTCTTTGGCGAGATTGTCAGTGGGTGAGAATTCCGTTAAGCCAAAGGTTAGGCAAAACGACGGTATTTGGCAGCTATATTCTCAAAACCAATTATCCGCTCAGCGAGGCTTTCCATCTTAATTTATCCTTCATTATGGAAAAACCGCAGACGAAGCTGAAATTGGGAATTGTGACGCTGATGCCGCGAAATTGGGAAAATTATAACTATCAGCTTTGGCTGGATATTTGGAAGGAAAGGGAGTGATGCAAGGATGCAGACAGCCATTCAACTGTTTCAGAGTGCCTGGGGAATACAGCTGATCTTGCTGATCGTATGGATTGGCGTGATCGCAGTCTATCGGCAAAAGACTTTGCCGCAGAGGTTTAAAATGTTGTCTCAGCTGTTAGTCGCAGTCACCGTTGCGATGATTCTCATTCAGCTCATCGCGATTTGCGGCATTGGATGGACCATGGTTCAGTATGATTTGAGCCAATCCAATTTGTTTGTCGTGAATGTGGCGGCAGTCTTGATCTGGGGTTTAACGGAGCTGGCTTTTGTCATCGGATTTGTGCTCTGTTACCGCAAAGTTATAAAGCGTTTGATGGAGTCGCAATCCAATGTTCAGGTTGTTCGTGACTGCCATCGGGGAAATTGTTTTCTCATCGGCTGTTCTCTGCTGGAAATCAGCATGCCGCTGATCCTGACGGTGATTCAAAACTGGATTCCAAGAAAGGAATATGAAACGCTGATGTACGCTTCAATCAATTTCAGTTTCGAATTCCCGTCGCTGACGCTGCTGGGGTGGGGATTTTTACTGATCGCAGGCCTGGTGCTGGAAAACTATCTTGAACTTCAGTTAAAAAAGGAAACCCAGAAGGAAGCGGAAATGTCAAAGCATCAAAGTAAGGAACGGACTATATAAAAAAGCGCAAGAATGGTGCCGTAAATGACAGCGGGATTAGATAAAATGATGTCAGGAGGGATTAAGAAAATGAATAAAAACCTGACACAAATCCGCTTAGCTGTAGATAAAATTGAAGCTCATCTGTTTGATGAGAATTTAGATTTGGATGCGATCACGGCCGCTCTTGGCTATTCAAAATATCATTGGCATCGGATGTTTACAGCGATGACCGGAATTTCAGTTCATCGTTATATTCAGCGTAGGCGAATCAGCGAAGCGGCGCGGCGGTTGATTGGAACGACGGATCCAATCCTGACGATTGCCTTAGACTGTGGCTATCAGACACAACGATCGTTTGCCCGGCAGTTTAAAGCTTTTTATCATTGCA belongs to Holdemania massiliensis and includes:
- a CDS encoding glycosyltransferase family 2 protein; this translates as MYADVGDPETAQDFNRRAAMITISLCMIVKNEEDVLDRCLSSVEKAVEEIIIVDTGSVDSTRSIAAQHHAKLVDFPWTNDFAAARNFSFDQATQDFILWLDADDVVPPDQLEKLLALKQTLDDHCDMVIMQYRTGFDSEGRPTFCFPRERLIRRAAHLRWQGAVHETIPFSSRRRISDIAIEHHKLHCADPQRNLRILEKLKSKGSLDCRQRYYYARELTDHQSYEAALKEYEIFLNDPAGWKENKIDACLGMARCWQALKEREKVFSSLIQAFRYAPARGEICCELGHYFYLEKNWECAVFWYRLATTIPVPLNQGGFVNLDCYGYIPWIGLCCCYDQMRQWDQAWQANEKAGNLKPQDPSYLHNRAYLKSKLDLKN
- a CDS encoding helix-turn-helix transcriptional regulator, which encodes MQMNRCFEIVYLLLERKKLTAQELADRFEVSVRTIYRDIDFLSQAGIPIYARRGKDGGIELWDTFVLNKTVFSKAEKQELTALLEGMRSTGIPEETQVLQKVSALLGESQQSWIEADFSLWSKTADQPDLFSLLRHAILNHKKIQFHYHGLNREATHRIVEPLRLVFKAQAWYVYGWCTWRKEERFFKIVRMREVEELDESFEPRSLPETIITPLAERDERVTITLKVQPQGIARLMDDFQQIELKSGPTMTTVQFTCPAGDWLLSYLLSMADCTEVLAPESLREEMRSYINALARQYNEEVSDPKKA
- a CDS encoding SPL family radical SAM protein, which codes for MKSVPEISAKTLLAPMKNGQWWFGGDYNMNLYRGCCHGCIYCDSRSECYGNDQFDTVMVKKDALILLEKELKSKRRTGVVMNGAMTDPYNPFEKQLEVTRGALALFDRYGFGVGFATKGVLAVRDLDLLTQIHQHSPVLCKFTITAAEDELAKQIEPHAPSSSQRFEAMAKLSQAGLFTGVLLMPVLPFITDNRKNIHQILLQAKAAGAQFVYCSYGMTLRDRQRDYYYQCLDVQYPGLKEKYMRRYGSRYSCACRNPYELKAMIETECRQLGMLTQMKAIIEAYRFSRAPQQISLF